A genomic window from Bubalus bubalis isolate 160015118507 breed Murrah chromosome X, NDDB_SH_1, whole genome shotgun sequence includes:
- the PRR32 gene encoding proline-rich protein 32 — MACIENVLGGHAPSPTAVAAAENGNREPRPRLPFQCPKDDAGSWGHPRVPLRPPFKVLSDLARDRLERPSERTGSCIPVDGSRALKPPYGPPPAVAEEPLATGEVNSSEGPAGWRQRGQDSINKVSQEFSGSPPALMVGGTKVSNGGTERGGSNAGLYVALPRGQGFFPSRGPQVRGPTHISTLRSGIMMELPPGSTRVTGKERLARVSFPLGGPRHPVKNWPRPMPLASSTTGLRSCTTAHCFIPPGPPSFNPFLAMPMAFAPPPIFGPPLPSCFADFPSWGMPAPASSNRENN, encoded by the exons ATGGCTTGCATTGAAAATGT CCTTGGAGGGCACGCCCCTTCACCCACAGCAGTAGCTGCAGCTGAAAACGGGAACCGGGAGCCGAGGCCCAGACTGCCCTTCCAGTGCCCGAAGGATGATGCAGGGTCCTGGGGCCACCCTCGAGTCCCGCTGAGACCGCCCTTCAAGGTGCTGAGCGATCTGGCAAGAGACCGACTGGAGCGCCCCTCGGAGAGAACAGGATCTTGCATTCCTGTCGATGGCTCGAGAGCTCTCAAACCCCCGTATGGGCCACCACCTGCTGTTGCGGAAGAGCCCCTAGCAACAGGAGAAGTAAATAGCTCTGAGGGGCCGgcaggctggaggcagagagggcaAGATTCTATTAACAAAGTGTCCCAGGAATTCTCTGGCAGCCCTCCCGCACTGATGGTGGGGGGAACAAAGGTCAGCAATGGGGGCACTGAGAGAGGTGGCAGCAATGCAGGGTTATATGTGGCTTTGCCACGGGGTCAAGGATTCTTTCCATCCAGGGGCCCTCAAGTAAGAGGCCCTACACACATCTCGACCCTTAGATCGGGGATAATGATGGAGTTGCCTCCAGGAAGCACGAGAGTGACGGGAAAGGAGAGGTTGGCTCGTGTTTCTTTTCCACTGGGAGGCCCGCGGCACCCTGTGAAGAACTGGCCAAGGCCTATGCCCTTGGCCTCCAGCACTACAGGTTTACGTTCCTGCACTACTGCTCATTGCTTCATTCCTCCTGGACCTCCGAGTTTCAATCCGTTTCTGGCTATGCCTATGGCTTTTGCTCCTCCCCCAATATTTGGTCCTCCACTGCCTTCCTGTTTTGCCGATTTCCCTTCTTGGGGAATGCCTGCTCCTGCATCCTCAAACAGAGAGAACAACtga